Proteins encoded together in one Oceanispirochaeta sp. window:
- a CDS encoding AMP-binding protein: MPYDLNKYTLSEAWSKSRDQYKDLDFLGYAGDSMASFGQVAQNIRELQNYLVNQGVKRGEKVALVSESRPEWGQVYLAINTMGAVAVPIMADFSAEQMCNILDHSDSVFVIASDKVIPRLLGSSLVLADKLVLIQDGLKTGKLKTEGEEWSFTEESDLFNPASPTQEDHLYMVEEDDIAAILYTSGTTGNSKGVMLSHKNISHNAYVGIDICFAAENSRFLSVLPLAHSYECTLGLIIPMMSGSSIHYIKGAPTARVMIQALNVVRPQQMLTVPILIEKIYRTSIAPKFASKKILRFLYSQRPTKFLLNRYVAGKKLKALFGGRLEFFGIGGAPLAPDVEVFLRDARFPYSVGYGLTETAPCLAGDIPSRSVYRAIGKAFKDVELRIADVRPETGHGEIQARGPNIMIGYYKDEEKTAEVFTEDGWFKTGDLGYLDEKNILFIKGRLKNMILGANGENIYPEEIEAILNRDPYVLDSLVSRIGNSLVARVQLNTEKLDEFLKGLKKTPEELNRIKTDTLEMVRQSANNSLNALSRLGKIIEQVEPFEKTPSLKIKRFLYSREDRKSGQSIE; this comes from the coding sequence ATGCCCTATGATCTGAATAAATACACATTGAGTGAAGCCTGGTCCAAGAGCCGGGACCAATACAAGGATCTTGATTTTCTAGGATATGCCGGTGACAGCATGGCCAGTTTTGGTCAGGTTGCCCAGAATATCCGGGAGCTCCAGAACTACCTTGTGAATCAGGGAGTCAAGAGAGGCGAGAAGGTTGCTCTTGTCAGTGAGAGCCGTCCTGAATGGGGTCAGGTTTATCTGGCGATTAATACAATGGGTGCGGTGGCAGTACCCATCATGGCCGATTTTTCTGCCGAACAGATGTGTAATATTCTGGACCACTCCGACTCAGTCTTTGTCATTGCCTCAGATAAGGTCATTCCCCGATTATTGGGTTCTTCTCTGGTTCTGGCAGATAAGCTGGTTTTGATACAAGACGGTTTAAAAACAGGAAAACTGAAGACTGAAGGAGAAGAGTGGAGTTTTACAGAGGAATCTGATCTTTTTAATCCTGCATCTCCTACACAGGAAGATCACCTTTATATGGTCGAGGAAGATGATATTGCCGCGATCCTCTATACATCGGGTACCACAGGAAACTCCAAAGGGGTGATGCTGTCTCATAAAAACATCAGCCATAACGCTTATGTGGGCATTGATATTTGCTTCGCCGCTGAGAACAGCCGCTTCCTTTCTGTATTGCCTCTGGCACATTCCTATGAATGTACCCTGGGTCTGATTATTCCTATGATGAGCGGATCTTCCATCCATTATATCAAGGGGGCTCCCACGGCCCGTGTCATGATTCAGGCATTGAATGTGGTTCGTCCACAGCAGATGCTGACCGTACCCATCCTGATTGAGAAAATCTACAGAACGAGTATCGCTCCCAAATTCGCGTCGAAAAAGATCCTCCGCTTCCTCTACAGTCAAAGGCCGACAAAGTTTCTGCTGAACCGCTATGTTGCAGGTAAAAAATTGAAGGCTCTCTTCGGGGGACGACTCGAATTTTTCGGTATCGGCGGGGCTCCACTGGCGCCGGATGTAGAAGTCTTCCTCAGAGATGCCCGATTTCCCTATTCAGTGGGTTACGGTCTGACTGAGACGGCACCCTGCCTGGCTGGGGATATTCCTTCCCGCTCTGTGTACCGGGCCATCGGCAAGGCCTTCAAGGATGTTGAACTCAGAATTGCCGATGTCAGACCGGAAACCGGACATGGTGAAATCCAGGCCAGAGGTCCCAATATCATGATTGGATATTATAAGGATGAAGAAAAAACGGCGGAAGTCTTTACCGAAGACGGCTGGTTTAAAACGGGCGACCTGGGCTATCTGGATGAGAAAAACATACTTTTTATCAAGGGACGATTGAAAAATATGATCCTCGGTGCCAACGGTGAAAATATATATCCTGAAGAGATTGAAGCCATTCTGAACAGGGATCCCTATGTTCTGGACTCTCTGGTTTCCCGAATCGGTAACTCTCTGGTTGCCCGGGTTCAGCTCAACACGGAAAAACTGGATGAATTCTTGAAAGGTCTGAAGAAAACACCGGAAGAACTGAACAGGATCAAGACAGACACCCTTGAGATGGTCAGACAGTCAGCCAACAACAGTTTAAATGCCCTTTCCCGACTGGGAAAAATAATTGAACAGGTTGAGCCTTTTGAGAAAACACCATCTCTGAAGATAAAACGGTTTTTGTACTCCAGGGAGGACAGGAAGTCTGGTCAATCTATAGAATAA
- a CDS encoding STAS domain-containing protein → MMDFSVFTQLNDQQEGLIIQCSLDERFSPPAGILSFEGILDHSNTIEFAEAVMEFFGGEWEEHPLILELSGLQYISSSGIGSFTTIRVQADHKSSPLYLLNMNTKIRTVFDQLGFSSFFEIIDDLQEILA, encoded by the coding sequence ATGATGGACTTCAGTGTTTTTACTCAGCTCAATGACCAGCAGGAAGGACTGATCATCCAGTGTTCGCTGGATGAACGTTTTTCACCTCCTGCCGGGATACTCTCTTTTGAGGGTATTCTGGATCACTCCAATACGATTGAGTTTGCCGAAGCCGTTATGGAGTTCTTCGGAGGAGAGTGGGAGGAGCATCCTTTAATCCTCGAGTTGAGCGGACTTCAGTACATTTCATCCAGCGGTATCGGTTCTTTTACGACCATCCGGGTACAGGCGGATCATAAGAGCAGCCCCCTGTATCTTCTGAATATGAATACCAAGATCCGGACCGTCTTTGATCAGCTCGGATTTTCATCCTTTTTTGAGATCATTGATGATCTCCAGGAGATATTGGCATGA
- a CDS encoding LexA family transcriptional regulator, which translates to MNSYFESDPAGFFLSEVPVQWKIPEKEESKGIPCYGDLIKAGFPSPAADYREEILDFNAYLVQNPAATFTVRVEGDSMIDEGIRSGDLLIVDRSISPKEGMIIVAVLYGEFTVKKLLRRDGRLWLYPGNPSYDPVRIELDMEFQVWGVVSHVIHRFLAGKSTLL; encoded by the coding sequence ATGAATAGTTATTTTGAATCAGATCCCGCCGGCTTTTTTCTGTCGGAAGTTCCCGTACAATGGAAAATCCCCGAAAAGGAAGAGAGCAAAGGAATCCCCTGCTACGGAGACCTGATCAAGGCGGGTTTCCCCTCCCCTGCGGCGGACTACCGAGAGGAGATTCTGGATTTCAACGCCTACCTGGTACAGAATCCCGCCGCCACCTTCACCGTCCGTGTAGAGGGAGACTCCATGATCGACGAGGGCATTCGCAGCGGGGACCTCCTGATTGTGGACCGCAGCATCTCCCCGAAAGAAGGCATGATCATCGTGGCTGTTCTCTACGGTGAATTCACCGTAAAAAAGCTGCTCCGCCGGGACGGACGGCTCTGGCTCTACCCCGGAAACCCCTCCTATGACCCTGTCAGGATCGAACTGGACATGGAGTTTCAGGTCTGGGGGGTGGTCAGCCATGTGATTCACCGTTTTCTGGCTGGAAAGTCCACCCTGTTATGA
- a CDS encoding Y-family DNA polymerase, producing MRPGKITTMTALVDCNSFYASCERVFRPDLEGRPIVVLSNNDGCIVAMSREAKLLNLPRGAPLFKMQRQLDQAGAVIFSSNYTLYGDLSRRIMDILETFTPHLEVYSIDEAFLELQGSREELMEQARIIRDRVFSWVGVPVSIGIGKTKTLAKIASHRSKKRVDNICIPTPEEWPGILEETNVREIWGIGRQYALKLHSKEIHSAADLIRQDDSWVKKNMTLVGLKTLWELRGRPSFTLEESPPPKQGIMSSRSFSFPVTGKEDIMEAGADYASRAVAKLRAQNSACRVIHCSIMTNPFRESDRQYARGITEQLSFPLSYTPSIVSIVHRQLEKLYRPGFRYKKIAVFLGEIEPADQGQLDLFYKTDDRSDAVMEAVDRINSRYGPHSLHCMPLRPESRWQMKREKLSPRYTTSWRDLPVVRSGAALLKRRDTE from the coding sequence ATGAGGCCGGGGAAAATCACGACCATGACCGCCCTGGTGGACTGCAACAGCTTTTATGCCTCCTGCGAAAGGGTCTTCCGCCCCGATCTTGAGGGACGCCCCATCGTGGTCCTGTCCAACAATGACGGCTGCATCGTGGCCATGAGCCGGGAGGCCAAGCTGTTGAACCTGCCCCGGGGGGCCCCTCTGTTTAAGATGCAAAGGCAGCTGGACCAGGCCGGTGCCGTGATATTTTCATCCAACTACACCCTCTACGGCGACCTCTCCCGGAGGATCATGGATATTCTGGAAACCTTCACCCCTCATCTGGAGGTCTATTCCATCGACGAGGCCTTTCTGGAACTCCAGGGCAGCCGGGAAGAACTGATGGAACAGGCCCGAATCATCAGAGACAGGGTATTCTCCTGGGTGGGGGTCCCGGTCTCCATCGGCATCGGAAAGACCAAGACCCTGGCAAAAATAGCCAGCCACAGGTCCAAAAAAAGAGTGGACAACATCTGCATCCCCACCCCGGAGGAATGGCCGGGGATTCTGGAGGAGACAAATGTAAGAGAGATATGGGGAATCGGCAGGCAGTACGCCCTGAAGCTCCACAGCAAAGAGATCCACAGCGCGGCAGATCTTATCCGCCAGGACGACAGCTGGGTCAAGAAGAATATGACCCTGGTGGGATTAAAAACCCTCTGGGAACTCAGGGGGAGACCCAGTTTTACCCTGGAGGAAAGCCCTCCCCCCAAACAGGGAATCATGAGCTCCCGGAGCTTTTCCTTCCCTGTCACCGGGAAGGAAGACATCATGGAAGCCGGAGCGGATTATGCCTCCCGGGCTGTGGCAAAACTCAGAGCCCAGAACTCGGCCTGCAGGGTGATACACTGCTCCATCATGACCAATCCCTTCAGGGAGTCAGACAGGCAGTACGCCCGGGGAATCACGGAGCAGCTCTCCTTCCCCCTGTCCTATACGCCCTCCATTGTCTCCATCGTCCACCGGCAGCTGGAGAAACTCTACCGCCCCGGATTCCGCTACAAAAAGATAGCCGTATTCCTCGGAGAAATAGAGCCGGCCGATCAGGGACAACTGGATCTTTTTTACAAGACCGACGATAGAAGCGACGCCGTCATGGAGGCGGTAGACCGGATAAACAGCCGCTACGGTCCGCACAGTCTCCACTGCATGCCCCTGCGTCCGGAGAGCCGCTGGCAGATGAAACGGGAAAAACTTTCCCCCCGCTATACGACCAGCTGGAGGGATTTGCCCGTGGTCCGTTCCGGAGCAGCTCTGTTAAAACGGCGGGATACTGAATAG